In the genome of Arabidopsis thaliana chromosome 4, partial sequence, the window ATGTTAAGACGTAACCTTTTCAAGCTTGTAACGAATTCTAACTTCAGGGTTTGGagaattcatcttctttttagCCTTCAGACGATAAAACCTTAACTCATTCACTTTAGCTTTTCTTGACAATTTAGCCCgtttccatttcttctcttttcttgtagGTACAACATTGTTACCACTACTAGAGACATTGTTGAAAGCAAACCTAACCACATTATCATCTGTTCTTAGCTCTATTGTGGAATTACTCAAGTAACGTCTACTAAACAAACCATCATACGCAAATAGATTCCATCTCTGAGCTTgtgaaacatcaaaagaagcTGATTTACATTGAACTTGTAGAAAAGGTCTTGACTTTACATAACTGGAGTAATTAGAGGATTGATagtgaagcaagaagaatctagaGGTCCTGcaaaaaacacagaaacataTTTATAAGAGCACACAGAAAGAAAGACACAAACTTGTTGAGGAAATTGTGAAATACCATTTTGGATTTCTGAGAAATCTTTGAGCGATTTCCTTGGCATAACCTAAAGCTAACATGACATTCTGTGATTGACTTCAAGAGGCAATAACCGGAATAGACCGTTTGGTTCAAATCGGTTGGTTTAGGAAACAAGAATCTGATAAGCAAGTCctcagaaacagaggatcttCGTCTCTGAGCttgaagctttttgtttttttttcaccagATTGAATATAACTGAGAAACAAGCGATCCACGAAAATTTCAacagaggagaaggagagaaatgATGCGTTGTCGGAGACGAATGGTAAATCGGAAAACCAAGAATTCACGGCGTCGGCGAACTCACATATAGTGACGAGGAGAAGGCGACATAAAGCGACATTATTTGTCGAGGGTTTAAAGACTTTTTAAGACTTCAGGATTATGACAAAGTATGGTTTGGTAGAACCGGTTGGTTTAATGACTAAATGCCTTATaataaatttggtttgtttgttttgtattatttcaAACCAGATTTTTGATATCTAatatggttttgaattttgtccaatatatatggttttgaagtttttcttttgtttttagttttcattttaaatgTTTGCCAAGAATATGTTCATTGGAGAagtttaaaaatacaaattttgtgATACCATTTTTCCAaagtactattttttttcttgtaaatttttcaaaaacacatcaaataAAGATTgataatgttttattaaaaaagttacgaaaatttataaatttttataaaattattataacggaaagtaaatatttataagattttggaatttgttttgttttaactgtaatttttgaattaatattaatatccGTTTATTCTGTAGTGGACCActagtgatatatatatatatataatataaaattattatgtgTACTACTAgtggtacatatatatatatatatatatttattatttcgGTGAAGACAGAACAAGTCGAGGTTATTGCAAAATgaactcatatatatatatatatatatatatatatatatacttttttttttctaaaatgaaATGAACTCATATTGAAAGAATCAATGTGAACCATCTGAATTTCCTCAAGAAACTATTGGTTTATGCAAGGCCCATACTTGGTTCTAGAAATCTCTGTtgtatttttgattaattcttccaataatccaaaataattacaatttttgtgattgttatagtatatatcaatatgaaaaaattatagCTTTAAAAgatctttatttattaaagaaatattCCATTAATATCCATATGTTTTTAGAAattgtttcattcttttagATCACAAATAAACACTaagcttttttgtttaagtgttaTTTAGTATATTTGATGTTAGTTTCGTCAAATGACCCACcttcattttttcttagaCTACCAAACTTTAGaggtaaatttgttttcattaggCAACGAATGTTCAGTTATTATCTAtatgtttttagaaaattgtTTCAGTCTTTTACAAATAGATCACTTCACAAATAAAGatcaaacttttttgaaagtgatattttaatatctttcaTGTTAGTTTCATCAAATGATCCATTCTCCGTTTTTTCTTAGACTAATAGACATTAGAGGTAAATTAGTTTTGCTTCGAAAACTAGGCGATTTAGAATAGATCATTGACCATATAACGTCTATATTAGTTTACTGGTACAAACATACTTTGTATTATACGCCAAATCATTGTTACAAAGCAGAATAATTAGGTTTCTAGTCTTACAAGAAGATATATTATTAAAGCTGgtaaatacatataattttttgtatataccAAATTATTGTTATAGTTGAAAGAAGTTATGAACATGTTTACAATATATGAGAGATTTCtcataaaactaataaaataaataatgattatCCGACACGGTCGCACCGGGTAAGTTTGGAGCATCCAACTTTATATTCATTAACTCGCTCTCTAGGTTTCCCAGCTGATCCTGGGGCTTGACACTCTGGTGGAGGATTAGGACGCAAACACGGATCAAGCACTCCtggatttaaaaatttacCCCCACCAGCAGCTAGTGTTGGCTCAATCATCATGAAAATGCTTATTACCATCAAACATATGACCCAAGCCTTCATtttgacttgatgtttttttttattcccttctataatttatatgattctGAAAACGACAAAGTGAGGAattcttaacaaaacaaagaaaatgaatttagCTTTATATGTATTAAAAGAGGAAACTAGattaatatagattttaaCACCATCTAAACACCACACAAtctaaatttgttatttcttggATAAAGAGAGAGACCAAAAGCAACCTCACATATTCGTTAAATAACCTAATCTGGAATGAGTAATTAGAGAggtaaatttttttgtatagcCTAATTTGGTAAACCCTATGTTTAGATCAATATTCTCAATTcgtatatttttgtttgaatttcttttcttaaaaaaatgaatcgaTCTCACTATATATCATTTATGACGAATGGTATTCGTTTTCAAGTTTTGAAAACGTGATTTCGGTATTTTTTACCGTGTACAACattcataaaattttcatGTTAACAAACGTGATTCCgctatataaattatatgtcATAAAAATTCTCTCGATTAAACCTCTTCTagaagataataatttttttgaacataaaaaaaacgaaaaaaggaaaagtgaAGATAGTTCATTATCTAATAGATTTTTTCCGTTCTAAATATGCTAAAACATCTATAAATCTTAATTGTAGTCATGCCTACTCAAGATAAATTAACCATCCAACCATTGTACGATAAGCTTTGATGATTTGTTGTTCATCCTTGCAAACTTCTACTTCATAATAGTCAACACTGTTGAAAATTTGCAGTTCCTCGTTCTTATATACATGTACCATCTTTTGATTTGACCAAACTTTTCTCAATCTCGACACTAAAAAGGTTTCaccttcaaatttttttttgataattttcttttcattttccaacTTGGCTGAGATGAAGCATCTAAATCCTTGGATCTTCTTCGGATGTATATTACATTGATTCATCGCTCCACACACACGTTTGCATAGAATGTCTTTTACAGTTTATCATTATAGATATtaactttatcaaaatcatGTTGTACTAGTACCATCAAAACATCCAATATCTCAAGGTTAAGTCCGTTCAAGCAGATTTCTTCCATATTTTCATCCAATGATCTCCTTACTTGAGACAAGTCTTCgatttcatgtatatatatgtaaagtaaACATTAGGTACATATGAGATCATCTAAAGCTCACCCTCCGAATGGCCTTTATTCATACTCCCACAATTACCACTAATTTTCTATTGAACAGCCACGatgatttattgttttctcttttgaattataaatcaAACGTTATACTAGACATCCTCTAACGTTcccaaaatttcaattttttttttgacgaaattactttttttttttttttttctaatcagattcctcatttttttttgctaatatGTTAATATGTTAGTATTTTTGTCGTGGTAACATTATCACAAATAAAGAATTGtatttattaatcaattatTTGACTTCATGATAAAAGGGTTTTGGATATGAAATCAGTTGTTCCATTTACATTCACTTGGAGGAACATGGAATCTAACCTTATCAGAACAATAATCATAATTCATGTACTTTTGTCT includes:
- the RALFL30 gene encoding RALF-like 30 (RALF-like 30 (RALFL30); CONTAINS InterPro DOMAIN/s: Rapid ALkalinization Factor (InterPro:IPR008801); BEST Arabidopsis thaliana protein match is: ralf-like 26 (TAIR:AT3G25170.1); Has 33 Blast hits to 33 proteins in 5 species: Archae - 0; Bacteria - 0; Metazoa - 0; Fungi - 0; Plants - 33; Viruses - 0; Other Eukaryotes - 0 (source: NCBI BLink).): MKAWVICLMVISIFMMIEPTLAAGGGKFLNPGVLDPCLRPNPPPECQAPGSAGKPRERVNEYKVGCSKLTRCDRVG